GGTCAGCGAAATCCCCAAAAGCGCCTCAGGCAAGATTTTGCGGCGTCTACTTCGTGACCAGCTTGTCCAGCAAAGCCACTAGCGCGTCGCGTTGCGCATCTGACCAGTGCGCCCGCCGCCCGCGGAATAGCGTTGCCTGACTGGCGTGAATTAACCCATCGTCCAGAATCTTCAGCCCGTTCGCGCGCAGTGTCTCACCGGTCGAGGTGATATCGGCAATGGCTTCGGCTGTTTCATTCTTTACGGTGCCTTCGGTCGCGCCCTGACTGTCGATCAGTTGGTAATCAGCTACCCCTTCGCGGCGCAGGAATTCACGCACCAGCCGGTGGTACTTTGTCGCAATCCGCAACCGGAACCCGTGCTTGGCGCGAAATGCTGCAGCGGCGGCGTCCAGATCATCCAAGCAATCCACGTCGACCCAGGCCTGCGGCACAGCGACAATCAGATCAGCCCCACCAAATCCCATCTGTTCGATCTCGACGACCTGGCGATTCCAATTTGCCAACTTTTCGCGCACAAGATCCGATCCTGTCACACCAAGCTGGATCCGCCCCGCCGCCAATTCACGCGGGATTTCACCAGCAGACAGCAGGACCAACTCGACACCATCCACACCTTCAACAGCCCCCGCATATTCGCGGTCGGTGCCGGTTTTCTTAAGCGTCACACCACGGGCGCTGAACCACTCGAACGTTTTTTCCATCAGCCGCCCCTTGGACGGTACGCCAAGTTTCAACATCCGCGCAGCTCCACCACCATATCGGGACGGATGACCGCGCCCACCGCAGGGGCGGCACGCCCATTGCCAAGCTGCAACGTCAACGCATCGTAGCGGCCACCGGACGCTAGCGGAGGCAAGCCCGGTCCTGCGGCAAAGCCGAAGACGAAACCGTCGTAGTATTCAAGCGACGTTCGACCGTAACTTCCCTCGAACGCGAGCGCTTCAACATCAACGCCCCGCGCCGCCAATGCCTCCATCCGTTCGGCAAACCGGTCCACCGCGCCTGCGATCGCAGGCAGATCGACAACAAGATCGCGCAGTTGCGACAGGACATGCGGCATCGTGTCAGCCAAGCCAAGAATGGCTTCGATCAGTGCAATTTGCTCGCGCGAGACCGGGGGTGTTGTGGCGTCGGCCTGCAGCGCTGCGATCCGTGTTTCGACTTCCGCACGACTGCGCAAACCAATGTCCGGTCCGGCATCCGCAAACGGGTCAGCTGACGCAAGCAAACGGGCGCGAGACTGCGGCACCGGCGACACGCCACCAAAACGATCCAACAAAGCGCGAAAGCGCCGCGGTCGCCAAAGATGGCGCAGCAGGGCGGCCTTGCGTGCTTCGGTTGTGTGCAACCCGCGCACGGCGGCCATCAAAATCCCGATGTCGCCGGTCGCCGCCGTGACCGGCAAATCAGCAAGCGTTTCGGATACCGCGGCGAAAACCTCGGCATCCGCAGCAGCTGGGTTCTGTCCATCAAAAATTTCAAAACCGACCTGAACGAATTCATTCGCACGTTCCGCGTCCTGTTCCTGCTTGCGAAAGACCTTGCCGGCATAGGTGTACCGGGCCGGATCCGCGCGGCTCTCCATATGCATCTGCACCACCGGTACAGTGAAATCGGGCCGCAGCACCATCTCGCCACGCAACGGATCATTGGTAAGATAGGCCCGCCCGCGAATGTCCTCGCCGTAAAGATCAAGCAACGTATCAGCGGACAGCAAGACGTCTGCCTCAACCATTT
The sequence above is drawn from the Cognatiyoonia koreensis genome and encodes:
- the hisG gene encoding ATP phosphoribosyltransferase, giving the protein MLKLGVPSKGRLMEKTFEWFSARGVTLKKTGTDREYAGAVEGVDGVELVLLSAGEIPRELAAGRIQLGVTGSDLVREKLANWNRQVVEIEQMGFGGADLIVAVPQAWVDVDCLDDLDAAAAAFRAKHGFRLRIATKYHRLVREFLRREGVADYQLIDSQGATEGTVKNETAEAIADITSTGETLRANGLKILDDGLIHASQATLFRGRRAHWSDAQRDALVALLDKLVTK
- a CDS encoding ATP phosphoribosyltransferase regulatory subunit translates to MTAIAIETKRLHDRFIAIGGQMVEADVLLSADTLLDLYGEDIRGRAYLTNDPLRGEMVLRPDFTVPVVQMHMESRADPARYTYAGKVFRKQEQDAERANEFVQVGFEIFDGQNPAAADAEVFAAVSETLADLPVTAATGDIGILMAAVRGLHTTEARKAALLRHLWRPRRFRALLDRFGGVSPVPQSRARLLASADPFADAGPDIGLRSRAEVETRIAALQADATTPPVSREQIALIEAILGLADTMPHVLSQLRDLVVDLPAIAGAVDRFAERMEALAARGVDVEALAFEGSYGRTSLEYYDGFVFGFAAGPGLPPLASGGRYDALTLQLGNGRAAPAVGAVIRPDMVVELRGC